One Flavobacterium cerinum genomic window, TTTGATTAAAGAAAAAGCTAAAAACGTAATGGAAAGAAAAGTATTTTTAAAAAACAGTTTGGGTTTCCTGGGAATGGTAGCCACAGCACCATCGCTTTTGCGTGCTATGGGTTCCGAAAATAGTATGCCCGAAGCAACCGAAGCATTGGCTTGTAGTGTGACCAATAGTGAAACGGCTGGTCCTTTTCCTACAATTTCACCGGCTTCATGGGTACGTACCAACATTGTGGGCGACAGAACCGGTGTTCCGTTTACCATCAATATTGCAATAAAAAATGTGAACGGAAACTGTAATGCTTTTTCCGGTGCCATAGTTGATATCTGGCATTGTGATAAAGATGGAAACTATTCGGAATATGGCGGAACCGGTATGCAACCGACCAATTATACAACCAACCACTTTTTAAGAGGAAGACAAACTACTGATGCTAACGGACTGGTTAGTTATACTTCAATCTTTCCGGGATGGTATACCGGAAGAGCCACGCATATACATGTTCATATCTATAATGCGTCCGGCACTTCTTTACTGATTACTCAAATCGCTTTCCCGGAAGGATCGAATAGTGCTGTCGTTCAGGTTAATTCGGCAACAAGCTATGGCTATACCAAAGGAATGTCGGGTTATACATACAATGCAACGGATAATGTTTTTTCAGATGGTGTGAGTAATGAGCTTGGCGCTGTTACCGGTAGTATTGCCGAAGGATTTACACTTTCGCATACCATTTTTGTGAACGGTCCGACGCTCGGTATCAATGATGTTGCGACAGCAGAATTTCAATTAAGTCAGAATTTTCCGAATCCATTTACAGACAGTACCAAAATTCCATTGGTTCTGAATTCCTATTCGAAAGTAAAAATGGAATTATATGATCTTACCGGCAGGCATATCGATACGCCGATTAATGACGAATTCCCGGCCGGAACCAATTACCTGTTATTTAGTAGAAACAACCTGAGTAGCGGTTATTATATTTACAGAGTTATAATAGAAAATGAAAACGGTGTTTTCACAGAAAGTAAAAAAATGATAATCCAATAAATGTTTCAGGTTGATAAAAGAAGATACATTTTTCGTATCTTCTTTTTGTTTTAAAACGATGCCAAATGATGCCATTTTCTAAAATCAGACTCGCTTTCCGATTGGTAATTGACAGTAGTACTACGATTACCTGGCAAAAATATGTTTTTGAAGATACCTATCGGGAATACCTGATGCAACACCAATTATACAATTCGGCTGAAAATCCGAAACCGACTTTCCGGGAATTACTACATGAAAACGAAAAAGCGGAAAAATTACATTTTCTGACCGGAATTGCTGCCGAACCCTATATCAATCAGCTAAAAGGAAATATTTACCAGCTTCCGGATGCTCTCGGAAATTCCTATCTGCCGTTTGTAAATTATAAACTGGATATTGTCAATACAGACATCAATGACAGTTCCCGACATAAAATCGGAATCACATTTTATACACCGTTGTTGGTATTGATTGACCGTATTGACGACCATTATCTTTTGTCAAAAAACACCGATTCAACGTCACAATGGGAAATCCTGTCGTTTCCCGTGCATCCTAATCTTGCAATCTGTTATCTTGAAAAAACAGATCATTAACCTGTATTTTCCGTTCTTTCAAAAATCATTTCTGTATTTAAAATGAAATTTAGGGCTCGATAAATAAATATTACGCAGTCAGCAGCCCTAATTTTTTAAGTAAAACACAAAAAACAGCATAAAAAATAAAAATATTATATTTGTGGATTATTAAATAAACAATCAACAAAAATATACGAAATGAAAACCCTGAACGATTTTAATTTTAAAGATAAGAAAGCCATTATCCGTGTCGATTTTAATGTACCGCTTAATGAAAATTTTGAAGTAACTGACGCTACGCGAATTGAAGCTGCAAAACCAACTATCGATAAAATTTTAAAAGAGGGTGGAAGTGTTATTCTGATGTCACACTTAGGACGTCCGAAAGGCGTGGAAGAAAAATATTCCTTAAAACACATTGTAGCAAAAACAGCAGAAGTTCTCGGAGTTCCGGTAACGTTTGCATCGGATTGTATCGGAACGATTGCCGAAAATGCTGCCGCTAATTTAAAACCGGGTGAAGTGTTATTACTGGAAAACCTGCGTTTTTATGCCGAAGAAGAAAAAGGAGATGTGGAGTTTGCTAAAAAACTGGCGGCTTTAGGTGATATTTACGTAAATGATGCTTTCGGAACAGCTCACAGAGCACATGCTTCTACAACGATTATCGCTCAGTTTTTCCCGGAAAACAAATGCTTCGGTTATTTATTGGCTAAGGAAATCGAAAGTCTGAATAAAGTATTAAACCATGCTGAAAGACCTGTAACTGCGGTTTTGGGTGGTTCTAAAGTTTCTTCTAAAATTACCGTAATTGAAAATATCCTGGATAAAATCGACCATATGATTATCGGCGGAGGAATGACCTTTACCTTTATCAAAGCACTTGGCGGTCATATCGGAAATTCAATCTGTGAAGATGATAAACTGGAGTTGGCATTGGAAATTATGGAAAAAGCAAAAGCTAAAAATGTACAAATCCACCTTCCGGTTGATGTAGTGGCTGCCGATGCATTTTCGAATGAAGCGAATACACAAATCGTTGATGTTAATAATATTCCGGACGGATGGCAAGGACTTGACGTTGGTCCGAAATCATTAGAAGCGTTAAAAGACGTAATTAAAAATTCAAAAACAATCTTATGGAATGGTCCGTTGGGCGTTTTTGAATTGGAAAAATTTGCAGAAGGAACCATCACATTAGGAAACTTTATTGCTGAAGCAACTAAAAACGGAGCGTTTTCACTTGTTGGAGGAGGCGATTCGGTTGCCGCTGTAAAACAGTTCGGATTAGAACCGAAAATGAGTTATGTTTCTACTGGTGGCGGGGCAATGCTGGAAATGCTGGAAGGAAAAACACTTCCCGGAATTGCCGCTATTTTGGAATAAATTTCCATTTTTAACAATATTTAAACAAAATATAAGTTATAAGCTATTATGTTTGCATGGCTTGCATAAGAAATTGAATTGTAATATGTTATAAGATAGAATGTATGGATAATAAAAAAATATTGTCTTTATTTTTAGGCTTAATCAGCCTGGGCGCGATGGCTCAGGAGACAGCCCAAAATGAAGTCCCGGCTAAACCGGAAATTAAAATGTCCTATCTGGACTCCCTCAAATCGACCTTCGTAAAATATGAAACCAGTGCCTGCATTGATGAAATGTGGTTGAAAGAACTAAGCAATCAGGACTTGTTTACAGATATGGAGTCGGATATTTCCAAAGTAAACATTGACCAGGAAGTATCTTACGATTTACCGACAGATGTGCTTAAAGAACGTTTAAGACGATTGGATGAGAAATCACCTTTCAACATCGAATACAATCAGGCTCTTGAAAATGTGATAAAAGCATTCCTGAAAAACCGACCAAAGGCTTTTGAAAGAATGATGGCGATATCGGAGTATTATTTCCCGATGTTTGAAGAGCGTCTTGCAAAATACAATATCCCGCTGGAAGTGAAATATTTAGCCATAGTGGAATCGGCTTTAAACCCGAAAGCAAAATCAAGAGTGGGTGCTACCGGATTATGGCAGTTTATGTATGCTACCGGAAAACAATATAACCTGGAAGTAAATTCATATGTTGATGAGCGTAGCGATCCTTTGAAAGCAACGGAAGCAGCATGTCAGTATTTATCAACGATGTATGGTATTTTCGGCGATTGGGATCTGGTTTTGGCATCCTATAATACCGGACCGGGTAACGTTGCAAAAGCAATCCGCCGATCGGGAGGAATGACAAACTACTGGAATATCCGTAAATACATGCACAAGGAAACACAAGGTTATTTACCGGCTTTCCTGGCTACGATGTATATCTACGAATACAGAAAAGAACACGGTATCGTTCCGAAAAAAGCACCGATGACGTATTTTGAAACCGATACGTTGATGGTAAAACAACAAATGTCGTTTAAACAACTTTCAGATTTATTAGACGTACCGGTAGAACAATTGCGATTATTAAACCCGATTTATAAACTGGATGTTGTTCCTTATGTAACGGATAAAGCGCATTTTATCCGTTTACCAAAACAAAAAGCAGGAATGTTTGTTTCGAATGAGGATAAGATTTATGCTTATTTGAAATACGAAGAAGACAAACGCGAAAAACCGTTTACATCGATTCGTAAAGATATGATTGCGCAGCGAACAGCAAACGGAACCCGAAAAGATTCGGCTGTAGCGATTGTAGAAGATTATCCGATGAAGTCGGTTAAGAAAACGAAAATCAAATATTATACTGTAAAACGCGGGGATAACCTTTCGGAAATTTCTTCAAAAAACAATGTGACTATTGCTGAGTTGAAGAAATGGAATAAACTGAAAAAGAATACAGTTAATGCCGGACAAAAATTAAAGATCGAATACGATACCAATGTTATGGTAGCTGATCGATCGGCAGCTAAAAAGAAAGCTCCTGAACCGAAAATTGCAGAACCGAAAATTGTTGAGCCAAAAGCCGGTGAAAATGATTTATATGTTGTTCAAAAAGGAGATAACCTAACGGCTATCGCTGAAAAACACAAAGTAAGTATTGATCAGTTGAAAGACTGGAACAATATGGAGAGCAATGAAATCCAGGCCGGCCAAAAGCTAACGATTCAGGAACCGGCTAAGGAAACCGTAGCGGTTGTGGAAAAAGAAGTAAAAAAAGAAATTATAAATAGAGATTCCAGTAAAGAACGCAATTACAACAAAGAAAGAATGTATGTTGTTCAAAAAGGGGATTCACTGTTTAGTATCGCTAAAAAACATCCGGGGATAACCGTTGCCGAAATAAAAAAATGGAATAATATCGATAACGAAAATATCAAACCGGGAATGAAACTTAAAATAAACGGATAGTTATTCGTCCTCAAAAAAATCTGTGAAAAAAGCAATCTTTTTTGCAATACTCTTACCAATGCTTTCTCTTGTTTCCTGTAAAGACAGATCGAAACAAGGGGAAGCATTTTTGCCTGAATCAAAAGGAAATAGCAATGAAATAGCAATTGTAATTGATGATGTGTTATGGAGTGGAGAAGTAGGTGACAGTCTACGTAAAAAACTAGCCTATCCTATTGACGGATTGCCGCAGGAAGAACCGATTTTCACGATTAACCAGTATTCGCCCCGAATTTTTGAAGGTGCCGTAACTCAAAGCCGAAATATCATTGTGGTATCCAAAGGACTCAATAAGGAGTTCAAACACGTTGAAAACAAATATGCTAAACCGCAAAATGTTTTCTATCTCACCGGTTATTCCGTTCACGAAATTCTGGATCTGATCGAAACTCATACCGAAACACTGACTTCGATCATTAAGTTTTCGGAAATCCATTATGTCCAGGGAAAAATTGAGAAAGCCCGACTTAAGGATGATAAGCTTCGCGGTGTTTTTATGATTAATATTGAGATTCCGGATACGTACCGCTATGCCGATGAAAAAGAATATTTTTACTGGATAAAAAAAGACATCCCTTCCGGTAGTTCCAGTCTCCTGGTCTATCAGGTTCCGATTTCACAGATTGAAAAGAACAATGATATTGTGGGGAATATCGTAAAAGTTCGCGATTCTGTCGGCGCTTTATATATTCGCGGTACGATGGAACATTCATCCATGATTACAGAAGAAGGTTATTCGCCCTATTTTATGAGTACGCGTATCGATGGGAAACCGGCCTATGAAACCAAAGGAACATGGGAACTTCAAAACAACTTTATGAGTGGTCCTTTTCTGAATTATGCGATTCGCGATGAAAAAAACCATCGTTACCTTATCCTCGAAGGATTTGTTTATGATCCGTCTAATGCAAAAAGGGATCTGGTTTTTGAACTGGAAGCAATCATGAAATCGGTACATATTCTACACTAATTTTTTTAAACCATACAGAAATGAATTTAAAATTCGAAATAAAGCGATTTAACGAACTTTCGCTGGGCGAACTGTATTCGATATTACAACTGCGTTCAGAAATCTTTGTAGTGGAGCAGGATTGCGTTTATCAGGATATTGACGGTAAAGACGAGAAAGCATTGCACGTAATCGGAACTTTTAACGGTGAAGTAGTGGCTTATTGCCGTTTATTTCAATCCGGCGATTATTTTCAAAATGCAGCATCGATCGGTAGAGTAGTGGTGAAACAAACGTATCGTGACCGTAAATGGGGACATGACCTTATCAGTGAAGCTAAAAAAGGAATTGAAACGTATTACGGAACAGATAAAATAACGATCTCAGCACAATTGTACCTGAAACGATTTTACGAATCACACGGATTTGTTAAGGCTTCGGAGGAATACCTGGAAGATAATATTCCGCATATTGAAATGCGGATCGAATAAACTTAAATTTTTGTAATCACTAATTCTACACGACGGTCCTGATCCGGGCCGTTTCCTAGTGGTTGTGTATTCCCGTAACCTTTAAACGTCATTCGTTTTTTGTCTATTTTTTTCTGAATCAGAAATTTATACACTGCCTGAGCCCGGTTATGGGATAACATTCTTTTTTTGGTGTCTTTGTCGATAGCTTCTTTCTGGAATGTTGGCGTACAACAAATATGCCCCTGAATTTCGAATTCCAGATTTTTATATTTGTGAAGTAGTTTAGCAACCCGCTCCAATTCGTTTTTGGATTTCAACGTTAAACGGCTACTGCCTTTGTCAAAAAGAATTTTCTCAAGGTAAATCCGGTCACCGACAATCATGTCTGCTTTAATGGTTGAATGAATGCCCGGTATCGGTTTCGGCGGTACGGGTTTAAAGTTCATTACAACGTCAACACGTCTGTTTTTCTGACGTACTTCTGGAAGATTGTCTACAATATCATCATCAATTAAAACGCGGCCTTTGCCTTCAATTGTTACGATAATCTTGTTTTTAATTCCCTTTTCAATCAACTTGCTTTTGATCGTATTAGCACGGTTATTCGACAGCTTATAATTATAGGCATCTTTACCGCGATCATCGCAATATCCGTAAATCTGAATGCTTTCGACACGGGAAGTATCAATCGCTTTTACGAACGCAACAACATCATTGGCCTGTTTTTCTTCCAGATTGTACTTGTCAAATACAAAATACACGGAGTGAACGACTTCTTCCTGAGCTTTCAGGAATTGTGTGGTCAGCAATAAAAGAAAAACAAGCGCAATACGTTTCATATTCAAATGTTATTTTCGGTCTTTAATTCGGGTAAGGCTTATATCTTCCGGCGGATGAATTACAATCGGGTATTGTTCGATTTTTACAGAACTACTATCCAATCCGAAAGCTTGTTCTTCTGAAAGACTGATCTTTTTCAGGAAGAAATAAATATCCAGGATAATACGTTGGTACCAAGGGAAATCATTGTCATAAGACATGAATTTTTCGATCAGTACAAATTTAAAATCACCCAATACATTGTTTCGGTTTAACGATTCATAACGACTGGTAATATCTACTTCTCCGTTTTTAACCATATCCTGAACTACTTTTTTAAACAGCAGGTTAATACGCGGTGCTACCCGGAATCCAAGATAAAAATCAACACGGATAATATCATCTTTCACTATTTCGCGAACGCGGTATTCCATTTCATAGGGTTCATCGACTACATTTACGTGAATCATCCAGTAAATATCCGCTCGCTTAGGGCGTTTCTGCAAGATAGAATAAATAATTTTAGATTCTACCTCATCACCGTGGCTGGCATTGGTCATATAAACCAAATGCGTGGCATATTTTGGAATCGAAAGATCATTACTCAATTCGGAAATGACATTCTTGAATTTGTCGATTTTAACGAATTCGGTATAATCTTTTCGGATCTTTTTAGCGGTAAACCATGCAATCATTATAATAGCAAGCAATCCGGCGATAAATACGGATACATAACCACCGTGCGGGAATTTTTCAATGTTTGCCAGGAAGAACGAAATCTCAATTGTAAGATATAGCGCGATAACCAGAACGATAAAAATCGGATTATAACGTTTTAGGACCATATAGAAGCCTAATAAAATAGTGGTCATGATCATACACATCACAATGGCAAGTCCGTATGCCGCTTCCATGTTTCCGGATTCTTCAAAATGAACAACGATAAATACACACCCGATAAATAACAACCAGTTAATCGAAGGGATATATAATTGTCCTTTTAATTCCGTTGGATATTTGATACGTACTTTCGGCCATAAGTTCAGACGCATAGCCTCACTGATCAATGTAAAAGATCCGCTGATTAATGCTTGAGATGCAATAACCGCAGCCATAGTAGCGATAGCGATTCCGAAAGGTAAAAACCAATCCGGCATAACCAGATAAAACGGGTTTCCGGGATTACTGGCGTTTCCGCTTAATTCAACCAATGTGCTTCCGGTATTTGAAATCAGGTAAGCACCTTGTCCGAAATAGTTCAGTACCAGCATACTTTTTACAAAAATCCAGCTGATACGGATATTTTTAATTCCACAATGTCCCAAGTCACTATATAGCGCTTCAGCTCCTGTGGTACAAAGGAATACATAACCTAAAACATAAAATCCCTCGTGGTGTATTTTTAATAAATGAAACGCATAATAGGGATTAATCGCTTTTAAAACGGAAACATTTCCTAATAAGTGAATAACGCCCAATGTTCCTAACATTCCGAACCAAAGCAGCATTAAAGGGCCGAAGAATTTTCCGACCAGTTTGGTTCCGAAACGCTGAATAAAGAACAATACAAACAGAATTCCGATTACGATCGGTATGGTGTTCAGTTCCGGATTATAGGTCCGAAGTCCTTCAATGGCTGATGATACGGAAATGGGAGGAGTTATAATACCATCGGCGAGCAAGGCACTTCCTCCGAGAATGGCCGGCACGATTAGCCAACGCTTTTTGAGTTTTTTAACCAGTGTATAAAGAGAGAAAATTCCTCCCTCGCCTTTATTGTCGGCACGTAAAGTAAGAATTACGTATTTAAAGGTTGTCTGAATGGTCAGTGTCCAGAAAATACAGGAAATCGCACCAAGTACTACATCCGGATCAATAGCCTGTTTGCCGACTATGGCTTTCATTACGTATAATGGAGAAGTTCCGATATCTCCATAAATAATTCCTAATGTGACAATTAGACCACCTAAAGTCACTTTGTTAAGGTGGTTACTGCTGTGTGTAGAACTCACGATGTGAAATATTTTAAATCACAAAATTATCATAAAAAACGAAAGTCATACACAATTCTTACGAAAATTAATTTTTAAGGATTTTATTGTATTCTACCGTATTATTCAATAAAGATTGCGCTTTTGTTATCTCAACATTACTTTTTGTATAATATTGATACAAACCTTCTTTATATTGATAGCGTTTTATGATTTCGTCGATGATAATTTTTCTGATTTCAGCTTTGTTTTTGTCGAGCTCTTTTTCTTCACTTCGTTGTAAAGCAGCTAGTAATTGCTGGTATTCGGTATTGATGCTTTCTTCTATTTTT contains:
- a CDS encoding dioxygenase family protein; translation: MIKEKAKNVMERKVFLKNSLGFLGMVATAPSLLRAMGSENSMPEATEALACSVTNSETAGPFPTISPASWVRTNIVGDRTGVPFTINIAIKNVNGNCNAFSGAIVDIWHCDKDGNYSEYGGTGMQPTNYTTNHFLRGRQTTDANGLVSYTSIFPGWYTGRATHIHVHIYNASGTSLLITQIAFPEGSNSAVVQVNSATSYGYTKGMSGYTYNATDNVFSDGVSNELGAVTGSIAEGFTLSHTIFVNGPTLGINDVATAEFQLSQNFPNPFTDSTKIPLVLNSYSKVKMELYDLTGRHIDTPINDEFPAGTNYLLFSRNNLSSGYYIYRVIIENENGVFTESKKMIIQ
- a CDS encoding phosphoglycerate kinase, translated to MKTLNDFNFKDKKAIIRVDFNVPLNENFEVTDATRIEAAKPTIDKILKEGGSVILMSHLGRPKGVEEKYSLKHIVAKTAEVLGVPVTFASDCIGTIAENAAANLKPGEVLLLENLRFYAEEEKGDVEFAKKLAALGDIYVNDAFGTAHRAHASTTIIAQFFPENKCFGYLLAKEIESLNKVLNHAERPVTAVLGGSKVSSKITVIENILDKIDHMIIGGGMTFTFIKALGGHIGNSICEDDKLELALEIMEKAKAKNVQIHLPVDVVAADAFSNEANTQIVDVNNIPDGWQGLDVGPKSLEALKDVIKNSKTILWNGPLGVFELEKFAEGTITLGNFIAEATKNGAFSLVGGGDSVAAVKQFGLEPKMSYVSTGGGAMLEMLEGKTLPGIAAILE
- a CDS encoding LysM peptidoglycan-binding domain-containing protein yields the protein MDNKKILSLFLGLISLGAMAQETAQNEVPAKPEIKMSYLDSLKSTFVKYETSACIDEMWLKELSNQDLFTDMESDISKVNIDQEVSYDLPTDVLKERLRRLDEKSPFNIEYNQALENVIKAFLKNRPKAFERMMAISEYYFPMFEERLAKYNIPLEVKYLAIVESALNPKAKSRVGATGLWQFMYATGKQYNLEVNSYVDERSDPLKATEAACQYLSTMYGIFGDWDLVLASYNTGPGNVAKAIRRSGGMTNYWNIRKYMHKETQGYLPAFLATMYIYEYRKEHGIVPKKAPMTYFETDTLMVKQQMSFKQLSDLLDVPVEQLRLLNPIYKLDVVPYVTDKAHFIRLPKQKAGMFVSNEDKIYAYLKYEEDKREKPFTSIRKDMIAQRTANGTRKDSAVAIVEDYPMKSVKKTKIKYYTVKRGDNLSEISSKNNVTIAELKKWNKLKKNTVNAGQKLKIEYDTNVMVADRSAAKKKAPEPKIAEPKIVEPKAGENDLYVVQKGDNLTAIAEKHKVSIDQLKDWNNMESNEIQAGQKLTIQEPAKETVAVVEKEVKKEIINRDSSKERNYNKERMYVVQKGDSLFSIAKKHPGITVAEIKKWNNIDNENIKPGMKLKING
- a CDS encoding DUF4837 family protein, which encodes MKKAIFFAILLPMLSLVSCKDRSKQGEAFLPESKGNSNEIAIVIDDVLWSGEVGDSLRKKLAYPIDGLPQEEPIFTINQYSPRIFEGAVTQSRNIIVVSKGLNKEFKHVENKYAKPQNVFYLTGYSVHEILDLIETHTETLTSIIKFSEIHYVQGKIEKARLKDDKLRGVFMINIEIPDTYRYADEKEYFYWIKKDIPSGSSSLLVYQVPISQIEKNNDIVGNIVKVRDSVGALYIRGTMEHSSMITEEGYSPYFMSTRIDGKPAYETKGTWELQNNFMSGPFLNYAIRDEKNHRYLILEGFVYDPSNAKRDLVFELEAIMKSVHILH
- a CDS encoding GNAT family N-acetyltransferase encodes the protein MNLKFEIKRFNELSLGELYSILQLRSEIFVVEQDCVYQDIDGKDEKALHVIGTFNGEVVAYCRLFQSGDYFQNAASIGRVVVKQTYRDRKWGHDLISEAKKGIETYYGTDKITISAQLYLKRFYESHGFVKASEEYLEDNIPHIEMRIE
- a CDS encoding OmpA family protein translates to MKRIALVFLLLLTTQFLKAQEEVVHSVYFVFDKYNLEEKQANDVVAFVKAIDTSRVESIQIYGYCDDRGKDAYNYKLSNNRANTIKSKLIEKGIKNKIIVTIEGKGRVLIDDDIVDNLPEVRQKNRRVDVVMNFKPVPPKPIPGIHSTIKADMIVGDRIYLEKILFDKGSSRLTLKSKNELERVAKLLHKYKNLEFEIQGHICCTPTFQKEAIDKDTKKRMLSHNRAQAVYKFLIQKKIDKKRMTFKGYGNTQPLGNGPDQDRRVELVITKI
- a CDS encoding KUP/HAK/KT family potassium transporter; amino-acid sequence: MVSSTHSSNHLNKVTLGGLIVTLGIIYGDIGTSPLYVMKAIVGKQAIDPDVVLGAISCIFWTLTIQTTFKYVILTLRADNKGEGGIFSLYTLVKKLKKRWLIVPAILGGSALLADGIITPPISVSSAIEGLRTYNPELNTIPIVIGILFVLFFIQRFGTKLVGKFFGPLMLLWFGMLGTLGVIHLLGNVSVLKAINPYYAFHLLKIHHEGFYVLGYVFLCTTGAEALYSDLGHCGIKNIRISWIFVKSMLVLNYFGQGAYLISNTGSTLVELSGNASNPGNPFYLVMPDWFLPFGIAIATMAAVIASQALISGSFTLISEAMRLNLWPKVRIKYPTELKGQLYIPSINWLLFIGCVFIVVHFEESGNMEAAYGLAIVMCMIMTTILLGFYMVLKRYNPIFIVLVIALYLTIEISFFLANIEKFPHGGYVSVFIAGLLAIIMIAWFTAKKIRKDYTEFVKIDKFKNVISELSNDLSIPKYATHLVYMTNASHGDEVESKIIYSILQKRPKRADIYWMIHVNVVDEPYEMEYRVREIVKDDIIRVDFYLGFRVAPRINLLFKKVVQDMVKNGEVDITSRYESLNRNNVLGDFKFVLIEKFMSYDNDFPWYQRIILDIYFFLKKISLSEEQAFGLDSSSVKIEQYPIVIHPPEDISLTRIKDRK